From Pseudomonas sp. G2-4:
CCTGGCCTCCAGAGCTTGGCCCGTGCCCTGCGGTGACGGTGCCGGCGGCCTGGTCGTTGTGAACCACGCGAAACACATTGTTATGCCGCTCGCCGCTCATACGCGGGTCTGCCACGCTGAACGTTCCTTGCCCAGGGCTTCGTTGGCCTGTGACAACACCACAGTGGCGGTCGTAGGGCAGCACGCCGTATTGGGTGTATTCGAATTTGCTCGCCGGCCGTGGGTCCGCTACTGAGAATTTTCCATTGGTAGGGCTCGACCGGCCGGCCACGGTTCCGGCGGTATCCTGCCAATCATGTACGCCGAGATAACCGGCGCGGTACTCCGGCACGATTACAAAATCGCGCAGATGGCCATCCTCGATCGCGAACCGACTCAGGCTGCGCCAATCCTTACCTGCCTCAACCAGGGCCAGGCGTACCCATGTCTTCCACTGCAATGCTGGAACCCGATGCATTGGTCCTGCCTGCTCCACGTCACCTGCCAGTGGCATACGGCTCAGCACGTCGCCCACGGCCCGCAGGCTTCGTTTTTCTGGTTCGTACAGGAATGCCGGTACCTTTTCGGCGTGCCTGGCGACCAGCAGGAAACGCTTGCGGCTTTGGGCCAGTCCGCCGATTTCGCCACAGTCATGGGTGGTCTCGGCTACGGCGTATCCATAGTGGCGCAGCAGCTTATTGATCTGGTCCAGCAAATGACGGCCACGGGTAGCCAGGCGGGGCACGTTTTCGAACACGATCAGCGACACGGGGTTGTGCTTCCAAGCCTCACACATCAGCCAAACACAACGCAGGGTCAGCTCGTTGAGCGCCTGATACTTCGGCGTCTGGCTCATAGTTTCCGACAGTAAGCCTGATGCGCCTTTGCACGGGCTGCTGATGAACACGGCGTCAGGGTCTTCATTGCCGGCGGCGCGGCGCAGATCCTCGGCGGTAGCCTCTTTCCACCCGGCGGGCGGCTGTTGCCCATGGAAGGCGATGTACTGCTGCCGGGTGAACAAGTCCATCAGCGTGCCGGGTACGCCGGTCATCATCTGGAAGTCGCGTAACCCGGCCGGATCAACGTCAACGCCTCCCAGGCAGCGCCATTCGGCTTGAATCGCGCCGAGAGTGGGCTTGGAGTCGCTGAAGCCGGCGGCACCGCTACCGAGCCCGCAGCAGAGATGGAAATGGGTGAAGGTGCGCTTAAGCATCAGAAGCACCCCGCGCGGTGAAGCATTCATCGCATGGGCTAAAGGGCTCGTCGGCGCATTTGGGGAATTCTTGCTCGACTGCACGCACCGTCGCCGCCTCTGCATACCAGCCATGGACGCGCCGTAGTTTCATCAGGTCTAGGACTTTTTGCGCTCGCTCAGTGATGGAAGCCGGATACAAGCAGCCATCAGCGGCCAGGTCTTCAACGAACTCTTCCAAGGCTTCCATGGCTGCCAGTTCA
This genomic window contains:
- a CDS encoding DNA cytosine methyltransferase, with product MLKRTFTHFHLCCGLGSGAAGFSDSKPTLGAIQAEWRCLGGVDVDPAGLRDFQMMTGVPGTLMDLFTRQQYIAFHGQQPPAGWKEATAEDLRRAAGNEDPDAVFISSPCKGASGLLSETMSQTPKYQALNELTLRCVWLMCEAWKHNPVSLIVFENVPRLATRGRHLLDQINKLLRHYGYAVAETTHDCGEIGGLAQSRKRFLLVARHAEKVPAFLYEPEKRSLRAVGDVLSRMPLAGDVEQAGPMHRVPALQWKTWVRLALVEAGKDWRSLSRFAIEDGHLRDFVIVPEYRAGYLGVHDWQDTAGTVAGRSSPTNGKFSVADPRPASKFEYTQYGVLPYDRHCGVVTGQRSPGQGTFSVADPRMSGERHNNVFRVVHNDQAAGTVTAGHGPSSGGQAVADPRQPSKGFGKYLVTDYSKPAGTVIAGSTTGQGAFAVADPAYKNWHPGASSQKLRITPWDDNARTVTGSQQVASGALSIADPRPGMFRTKGDAYLTGGHYGVVNWKDPAGAVSASACHDNGRWSVADQRMPAPNDRLTCMITSLDGTWHRPFTTLELAALQSLFDPEEHWSADPQTAHEIRVMQRVRKIEEARFFQLDGVNDGLHRERIGNAVPRAAAKAMGDVFGMTLLLAEAGETFMLSNVSIWVRPVAVALSVAQLEAGI